A genomic segment from Vibrio panuliri encodes:
- a CDS encoding putative quinol monooxygenase has product MTNLTIVANIVAKEDKVELVKQELLNLIEFTRAEEGCVNYDLHQDNTNPAHFLFFENWATRELWQQHMANSHIAEYLAATEGAVESFVVNEMTQIG; this is encoded by the coding sequence ATGACTAATCTCACCATCGTCGCTAACATTGTTGCCAAGGAAGATAAGGTTGAGCTCGTAAAGCAAGAGTTGTTGAATCTAATTGAGTTCACACGCGCCGAGGAAGGTTGTGTGAACTATGACTTGCACCAAGACAACACCAATCCCGCCCATTTTCTGTTTTTTGAAAACTGGGCAACTCGCGAACTCTGGCAGCAGCATATGGCTAACTCACACATCGCTGAGTATCTCGCGGCGACAGAAGGTGCTGTAGAGAGTTTCGTCGTCAATGAAATGACTCAGATTGGCTAA
- a CDS encoding Cof-type HAD-IIB family hydrolase — protein sequence MSQYQIKFIASDMDGTLLDESSQLSPEFYDVYHQLKQKGVIFAAASGRQYASLQKTFAPIKDEIMYIAENGTLVMHQGEELYCCPLGNDVVEGIVSEARQIEGAYIVLCGKRSAYIETQDPQALAELQKYYAECQYVEDLLSVEDEFIKIAICHFDSTEEHVYPVINRKFGSSNQVVVSAKIWLDVMHAQASKGAAIEHLQQTLGFTHEQTMSFGDYFNDVEMLKSSYHSYAMENAHPEVKKLARFGAPSNVDNGVLTVIREKVLAA from the coding sequence ATGTCACAATACCAGATAAAGTTCATCGCTTCCGATATGGATGGCACCCTATTGGATGAGTCTTCTCAACTCTCTCCCGAGTTTTATGATGTTTATCATCAGCTCAAGCAAAAGGGGGTTATTTTTGCTGCGGCTTCTGGGCGTCAATATGCGAGCCTGCAAAAAACCTTTGCTCCGATTAAAGACGAGATCATGTACATTGCAGAAAATGGCACTTTGGTGATGCACCAAGGTGAAGAGTTGTATTGCTGTCCGCTCGGGAATGACGTGGTGGAAGGGATCGTTTCAGAAGCTCGACAAATTGAAGGGGCGTATATTGTGCTGTGCGGTAAGCGATCCGCATACATCGAGACGCAAGATCCGCAAGCGTTGGCTGAGCTGCAAAAGTACTACGCAGAATGTCAGTATGTCGAAGACTTGTTATCGGTTGAAGATGAGTTTATTAAGATTGCGATCTGCCATTTCGATAGTACCGAAGAACATGTATACCCAGTGATCAATCGCAAGTTTGGCAGCTCAAACCAAGTGGTTGTCAGCGCAAAAATCTGGTTGGATGTGATGCATGCTCAAGCTTCAAAAGGCGCGGCGATTGAGCACTTGCAGCAAACGTTGGGCTTTACACATGAGCAAACCATGAGCTTTGGCGATTACTTCAATGATGTTGAAATGCTTAAATCAAGCTACCACTCCTATGCGATGGAAAATGCTCATCCAGAAGTGAAAAAACTGGCCCGATTCGGCGCACCAAGCAATGTAGACAATGGTGTGTTAACGGTGATCAGAGAGAAAGTGCTGGCCGCTTAA
- a CDS encoding YccF domain-containing protein → MRTLGNIIWFICGGVVMGLMWWLFGLLAFISIVGIPWGRACFVMGNFSFFPFGQEAISRDELTHQTDIGTSPLGMIGNIIWFFLAGIWLAIGHIISAVACFVTIIGIPFALQHLKLAVISLAPIGKTVVSKEEAAYARYSVRK, encoded by the coding sequence ATGCGCACATTAGGAAACATCATCTGGTTTATTTGTGGTGGTGTGGTGATGGGATTGATGTGGTGGCTATTCGGTCTACTCGCGTTTATCAGTATTGTTGGTATCCCATGGGGCAGAGCGTGCTTTGTGATGGGTAACTTCTCGTTTTTCCCGTTTGGTCAAGAAGCGATATCTCGTGATGAGTTAACCCATCAAACCGATATCGGCACCAGCCCTCTGGGTATGATTGGTAATATTATTTGGTTCTTCTTGGCGGGAATTTGGCTCGCGATTGGACATATTATCTCGGCAGTCGCGTGCTTTGTGACGATAATTGGTATTCCGTTTGCGTTACAGCATTTAAAACTAGCAGTGATTTCACTTGCGCCAATCGGTAAGACCGTCGTTTCGAAAGAAGAAGCGGCGTATGCACGATACTCAGTTCGTAAGTAG
- a CDS encoding M3 family metallopeptidase — translation MNATQFLNQLNHQYLAIHRRKEDFFWDTYMGISDDHQGSAQAQTEWTQFLSNADNLNQVKQYLSLAEQIAQPQERQSTIHALKGWLAVFKAHGVEDPQTAQQQAELIQFESELFKAKQKHPLRYRNDKGEDVEGSLPVLASAIRTSDDPLTRQSAHQALLDLEQWLLGNGFIELVKRRNRFARSLGYANYFDYSVQKTEHMSSDELFAILDDFEQRTRQGHLSALKDLAAQKGQDALVGHNFVYAYSGDAMRDLDPYVPFSQSLRRWIDSFGRLNIDYSGAELTLDLLDRKGKYQNGFCHGPIPSFYDQGNWVAAKVNFTSNAKPDQIGSGYSGINTFFHEGGHAAHFANMKQNAPCFSIEFAPTSMAYAETQSMFCDSLLNDADWLKRYALNSQGEAVPDHVIQTITESKQPFKAYEERSILVVPYFERALYQLNDAELQPERITQLARDMEQKILGLQCSPRPLMAIPHLLSDEAACAYQGYLLAHMAVYQTRAYFLDKFGYLTDNPEIGPLLCEHYWQPGNSITHNDTIKSLTGEGFNAKYLADACNLTPEQAWQSQKEKMAALASRAQEAPRPLNAKITVVDGAKVLADNRVSDQQMCQDFEAYIAREYGC, via the coding sequence ATGAACGCCACGCAATTTCTTAATCAGCTAAATCATCAATATTTGGCTATTCATCGCCGTAAAGAAGACTTCTTTTGGGATACATATATGGGGATCAGCGATGATCACCAAGGCTCTGCTCAAGCGCAAACCGAGTGGACACAGTTTTTAAGTAACGCTGACAACCTCAATCAGGTTAAGCAGTATCTCTCACTCGCAGAACAGATCGCGCAACCGCAAGAGAGACAATCAACCATCCATGCGTTAAAAGGTTGGCTTGCGGTATTCAAAGCGCACGGTGTCGAAGACCCACAAACGGCGCAGCAACAAGCTGAACTCATTCAATTTGAGTCAGAGCTATTTAAAGCCAAACAGAAACACCCATTACGCTATCGCAATGATAAGGGTGAAGACGTTGAAGGCTCTTTACCAGTACTCGCATCGGCGATTCGAACCAGTGATGACCCACTCACCCGCCAATCGGCTCATCAGGCTCTGCTTGATCTTGAACAGTGGTTGCTGGGCAATGGTTTTATTGAGCTGGTCAAACGTCGCAACCGCTTTGCCCGCTCACTTGGTTATGCTAACTACTTCGACTATTCGGTGCAAAAAACCGAGCATATGAGTAGCGACGAACTGTTTGCCATTTTAGACGATTTTGAACAGCGCACTCGCCAAGGCCATCTGAGCGCGCTAAAAGATCTTGCCGCTCAAAAAGGACAAGACGCGCTTGTCGGGCATAACTTTGTCTATGCCTATTCCGGCGACGCAATGCGCGACCTTGACCCATACGTTCCTTTCTCGCAATCACTGCGTCGCTGGATCGACTCTTTTGGTCGACTCAACATCGATTATTCCGGTGCAGAGCTCACCCTTGATCTACTTGATCGCAAAGGCAAATATCAAAATGGTTTTTGCCATGGTCCAATTCCTTCTTTCTACGATCAAGGAAATTGGGTTGCCGCTAAAGTCAACTTCACTAGCAATGCCAAGCCAGATCAAATTGGCAGTGGTTATAGTGGTATCAACACCTTCTTCCATGAAGGAGGACACGCTGCGCACTTTGCTAACATGAAGCAAAACGCACCCTGTTTCTCAATTGAGTTCGCCCCGACATCAATGGCGTACGCCGAAACTCAATCGATGTTCTGTGATAGCTTGCTCAACGATGCAGATTGGCTCAAGCGCTATGCCCTTAATAGCCAAGGAGAAGCGGTGCCGGATCACGTGATTCAAACGATCACGGAAAGTAAGCAGCCATTTAAAGCCTACGAAGAACGTTCGATCTTAGTGGTGCCTTATTTCGAACGTGCACTTTACCAGCTGAATGACGCAGAACTGCAACCTGAGCGCATTACTCAACTAGCAAGGGACATGGAACAAAAAATCCTTGGATTACAATGCAGCCCACGCCCTTTGATGGCAATACCGCACCTGCTTTCTGACGAAGCAGCCTGCGCTTATCAAGGCTACTTACTGGCACATATGGCGGTATACCAAACGCGCGCCTATTTCCTCGATAAGTTTGGTTACCTGACGGATAACCCAGAAATCGGCCCGCTACTTTGCGAGCACTACTGGCAGCCAGGCAACAGCATCACCCACAACGACACCATCAAGAGCTTAACGGGTGAAGGGTTTAACGCAAAATACCTCGCGGATGCGTGTAATCTCACACCAGAGCAAGCCTGGCAAAGTCAAAAAGAAAAGATGGCAGCACTAGCGTCACGAGCACAAGAGGCTCCGCGCCCGCTCAATGCTAAAATCACTGTGGTGGATGGCGCGAAAGTGTTGGCAGACAATCGCGTTTCTGACCAACAAATGTGTCAAGATTTTGAAGCGTACATTGCCCGTGAGTATGGCTGTTAA
- the glgX gene encoding glycogen debranching protein GlgX — protein MTIKTSSPYPLGATLTEEGCNFAVYAPDCEAIRLALFDTQGQYVTYELTGEYAGIKHAFLEGISAGQRYGYIGLVKGQEHYIADPYAKAIDHPLDYHTPFNARKSFQLPKCVVTTDEFDWQSISSPLRPREEMVVFETHVKGVTKLNPEIEADSQGRYLGLVSPAMLNFYKQQNINTLQLLPIAACMHEPHLLNMDKVNYWGYNPYLFMAPDPRYADNDAVTELKTAIRELHRNGIEVILDVVYNHTAEGGSDGPIFNLRALDNQYYLKHGPHYANYTGCGNTVDLTHQPALNLIMDTLRYWVSEFHVDGFRFDLAATLGREGERFNPNSGFFKAIAQDPVLKQTKLIAEPWDIGPNGYQVGHFPFGWNECNDRLRDISRSFWRGDQGYLTELATRIMGSRDLYSASNWPYRLTVNYITYHDGFCLQDLVSYKSKHNEANGEQNRDGHGDNRSANYGQEGPTDDPVIIELREKQKRNLITTLLFSFGIPHILMADVLSHTQQGNNNAYCQDNEISWLDWQLDDTKQEFRSWLAEMVAARQHYMLPFIRAFSGDSRNNNRVYWRKLDGKPLSHEDWNTITAVGLHMGIGEHGDQLFYAINQTDAPARFSLPNKSGQQWQMICNTSSTQMHQPIERNNVVLDATSMAIFACSANANTVCLLR, from the coding sequence ATGACAATAAAGACTTCTAGCCCATATCCGTTAGGTGCCACCCTAACGGAGGAAGGGTGTAATTTTGCGGTTTATGCGCCTGATTGCGAAGCCATTCGCTTAGCCCTTTTTGACACACAAGGACAGTACGTCACTTATGAGCTCACTGGTGAGTATGCAGGGATCAAACATGCTTTCCTCGAAGGGATCTCTGCAGGGCAGCGATATGGCTACATCGGCTTAGTCAAAGGGCAAGAACATTACATTGCCGACCCTTACGCCAAAGCCATCGATCACCCCCTTGATTACCACACACCATTTAATGCGCGCAAAAGTTTCCAACTGCCAAAATGTGTTGTGACCACTGACGAGTTTGATTGGCAAAGCATCTCTTCTCCTCTGCGCCCGCGCGAAGAAATGGTTGTGTTCGAAACCCACGTCAAAGGTGTAACGAAACTCAACCCCGAAATAGAAGCCGATTCTCAAGGTCGTTATCTTGGGTTAGTTAGCCCTGCAATGCTCAATTTCTACAAGCAGCAGAATATTAATACGTTGCAATTACTGCCCATCGCCGCCTGTATGCACGAGCCTCATTTACTGAATATGGATAAGGTCAATTATTGGGGTTATAACCCTTATCTCTTTATGGCTCCTGACCCACGTTACGCAGATAATGATGCCGTCACTGAGCTAAAAACAGCGATTCGAGAGTTACACCGCAACGGCATCGAAGTCATTTTAGATGTTGTTTACAACCACACTGCTGAGGGTGGAAGTGACGGTCCAATTTTCAATCTAAGAGCGCTTGATAACCAGTACTACCTAAAGCACGGTCCGCATTACGCAAACTACACCGGTTGTGGGAACACTGTTGATCTCACCCACCAGCCGGCACTTAACCTTATTATGGATACCCTGCGCTATTGGGTCAGTGAGTTCCATGTCGACGGTTTTCGCTTTGATCTCGCCGCGACGTTAGGGCGCGAAGGAGAACGCTTCAATCCAAACAGTGGTTTTTTCAAAGCGATTGCGCAAGACCCAGTGCTTAAGCAGACCAAATTGATTGCCGAACCTTGGGATATTGGCCCTAACGGTTATCAAGTCGGCCATTTCCCCTTTGGTTGGAACGAATGTAACGACCGCCTACGCGATATCAGCCGGAGTTTCTGGCGTGGAGACCAAGGCTATCTCACCGAACTTGCGACCCGAATCATGGGCTCGCGCGATCTATACAGTGCTTCAAACTGGCCTTATCGCCTAACCGTCAACTACATTACTTATCATGACGGCTTCTGCCTGCAGGATCTGGTTTCGTACAAATCGAAGCACAATGAAGCCAATGGCGAACAAAATCGAGATGGCCATGGGGATAACCGCTCAGCAAACTATGGGCAAGAAGGTCCAACTGATGATCCGGTTATTATTGAGCTTCGCGAGAAGCAGAAACGTAACCTCATCACGACTCTACTCTTTTCTTTTGGTATTCCACACATTCTTATGGCTGATGTTCTCTCCCACACTCAACAGGGAAATAACAATGCTTACTGCCAAGATAATGAGATAAGTTGGTTGGATTGGCAGTTAGATGATACCAAACAAGAATTTCGCTCTTGGTTAGCGGAGATGGTCGCGGCAAGACAACACTACATGCTGCCATTTATTCGCGCCTTTAGTGGCGATAGCCGCAATAATAACCGCGTGTACTGGCGAAAGCTTGATGGTAAACCTCTTAGCCATGAAGATTGGAACACCATCACTGCGGTTGGTTTGCACATGGGTATTGGTGAACACGGTGATCAACTCTTCTATGCCATCAACCAAACTGATGCTCCCGCGCGTTTTTCGCTACCCAATAAATCAGGCCAGCAATGGCAGATGATTTGCAATACCAGTTCAACCCAAATGCACCAACCGATTGAACGTAATAACGTCGTGCTTGATGCCACCTCAATGGCTATTTTTGCTTGCTCAGCCAACGCCAATACCGTTTGCCTACTGAGGTAA
- a CDS encoding sulfite exporter TauE/SafE family protein — translation MFSEWFTSEALMAAALIFTGSFVQTSIGFGLAIVAAPLLFFISPIYVPSPIVMVALFISLLNAYKYRNNVEIGGLKMALIGRVPGSLAGGLLLVMVSGDVLALWLGLLVLLAVAISTLPFRIEPTPTRMGIAGFFSGFFGTSSAIGGPPMALLLQHQEANQLRGNLSAFFVFSSMISLAVQAPAGFLTLHHVWITLPLLPAGWLGYQLARKTTEALPKEKIRIGALLLCSISGATAVWQGISAM, via the coding sequence ATGTTTTCTGAGTGGTTCACTTCAGAGGCGCTAATGGCTGCCGCGCTGATTTTTACAGGTTCATTTGTCCAAACATCTATTGGGTTTGGTTTAGCGATTGTAGCCGCGCCGTTACTGTTTTTTATTTCACCTATCTATGTCCCTTCACCGATTGTGATGGTGGCGCTATTTATCTCACTGCTGAATGCGTACAAGTATCGCAACAATGTCGAGATTGGTGGGTTAAAGATGGCGTTGATTGGGCGAGTGCCCGGTTCCTTGGCTGGCGGTTTGCTGCTGGTGATGGTCTCTGGAGATGTGTTAGCGCTTTGGCTTGGCCTATTGGTGCTGCTTGCTGTTGCAATCAGTACCTTACCGTTTCGTATTGAACCTACGCCAACGCGGATGGGAATTGCAGGTTTCTTCTCAGGTTTTTTTGGCACCAGTTCTGCAATTGGTGGACCTCCGATGGCGCTGTTGCTTCAACATCAAGAAGCCAATCAGTTGCGTGGTAACCTCTCCGCTTTTTTCGTGTTTAGTTCGATGATTTCACTTGCAGTACAAGCGCCTGCGGGTTTTCTGACCCTGCATCATGTGTGGATTACTTTGCCATTACTTCCGGCGGGTTGGCTCGGCTATCAGTTGGCACGGAAAACCACCGAGGCGTTGCCGAAAGAGAAAATCCGCATTGGTGCTTTACTGCTATGCTCAATAAGCGGGGCGACAGCGGTCTGGCAAGGTATCTCAGCCATGTGA
- a CDS encoding sensor domain-containing diguanylate cyclase: MTLPKLITQTLRPYVILLTLGMLYLAYDQLKTSEHIAHDQSLNNLSTATHLVSSQVEAASSKLFLLEDTHSLTEFDNTAKHILKHSPLYADVIHVNMETGQYRSVLLNPTLAEKDPNITWTPLTKFSDQLSISSLYEKFPNYWVFAVKYTPNSSQQYWLEFDLKHATQSLRGLHTLNDGYVFVIDRHTGRLVFHPDPSRIGKPSISYHSGISELLDSGTTFSNYEYYYRDQFKVVVFDANNELDWVFIAGTDRSDILAVSFQFALAAVFCASLLYIALAISYLTRQLSYALTDLNNQTDLGNFKHQLRYTLDRFIPHKGIQFCTYDERHGDFCTLDFHGNSKIVIKDQTLARQFPPDSMRFVNKKEADILAQKLQIRANHYVIPLHNQDELVAVIYIQCLLPCNGTIMRMIRDYTEVALCNLLLRKKLLCKDVMTKLDSQHTMNASIDCHQNTSNVFFAQLEVDYFEQILNHHGPQCADKITIATAEMMQTCFPKPRAISLSRDGMGKFSLLFHAHDKDDAINRCEELRVLIEKSPVKLGELNIPFTVSIGGGAVNGAHQSTLCQVEKALYKAKGSGRNQVSFDAFLQ; encoded by the coding sequence ATGACTTTACCTAAGTTGATCACTCAAACGCTTAGACCGTACGTCATTCTATTAACATTAGGCATGCTATACCTCGCCTATGATCAACTCAAAACTTCAGAACACATCGCTCACGATCAATCACTGAATAATCTGAGTACTGCCACGCATCTTGTTTCGTCACAAGTTGAAGCTGCATCCAGTAAGCTGTTTTTACTCGAAGATACTCATTCACTGACAGAGTTTGATAACACAGCCAAACACATTTTAAAGCACTCGCCTCTCTATGCTGATGTTATCCACGTAAATATGGAAACGGGTCAATATCGCTCTGTCCTGTTGAATCCAACACTTGCAGAAAAAGACCCGAATATCACTTGGACCCCTTTAACCAAGTTTTCAGATCAACTTTCCATCTCGTCACTCTACGAAAAGTTTCCTAATTATTGGGTGTTTGCGGTGAAGTATACGCCGAACAGCTCTCAGCAATATTGGTTAGAGTTTGACTTAAAGCACGCCACTCAAAGCTTGCGTGGTTTACACACGCTAAATGATGGTTATGTGTTTGTCATTGATAGGCACACCGGCCGTTTGGTTTTCCATCCAGATCCAAGCCGAATTGGTAAACCGTCTATCAGCTATCATAGTGGTATCAGTGAACTGCTTGACTCTGGCACCACTTTTTCTAATTACGAATACTATTACCGAGATCAATTCAAAGTTGTCGTCTTTGATGCCAACAATGAGCTCGATTGGGTATTTATTGCGGGTACGGACCGCTCAGACATACTGGCAGTCTCTTTTCAGTTTGCTTTGGCCGCGGTTTTTTGTGCATCACTACTCTATATAGCCCTCGCGATCAGTTACCTTACGAGACAATTGAGTTATGCACTTACCGATCTTAACAACCAAACTGATCTAGGAAACTTTAAGCATCAACTTCGCTATACGCTCGACCGCTTTATTCCGCATAAAGGCATCCAGTTCTGTACCTACGACGAACGTCATGGGGATTTTTGCACCCTAGATTTTCATGGTAACTCAAAAATTGTCATTAAAGATCAAACCTTAGCTCGCCAGTTCCCCCCTGATTCAATGCGATTTGTGAACAAAAAAGAAGCGGACATATTGGCACAAAAACTTCAAATTAGAGCCAATCACTACGTCATTCCTTTGCACAATCAAGACGAGTTAGTGGCCGTCATTTATATTCAGTGCTTACTGCCTTGTAACGGGACAATTATGCGCATGATTCGCGACTACACCGAAGTTGCTCTGTGCAATCTACTGCTACGCAAGAAACTGTTATGTAAAGATGTAATGACCAAACTCGATAGCCAGCACACCATGAACGCATCGATCGATTGCCATCAAAACACCAGCAATGTCTTTTTTGCTCAACTGGAAGTGGACTACTTTGAACAGATTCTGAATCACCATGGTCCACAATGTGCCGATAAGATTACCATTGCCACCGCGGAGATGATGCAGACGTGTTTTCCAAAACCTCGTGCGATCAGTTTATCTCGAGATGGGATGGGCAAATTCAGCTTGCTGTTTCATGCCCACGATAAAGATGACGCGATAAACCGTTGCGAAGAGCTGAGAGTGCTGATTGAAAAAAGCCCGGTTAAGTTAGGCGAACTCAATATTCCATTTACCGTCAGTATCGGTGGCGGTGCCGTGAACGGCGCACATCAATCCACTTTATGCCAAGTAGAAAAAGCGCTCTACAAAGCCAAAGGCTCGGGACGAAACCAAGTGAGCTTTGACGCATTTTTACAGTAA
- a CDS encoding glycerol kinase — translation MTTQKLSTSQIAKRRGVSVKTLFAELKQAGYINRSDEDWVLTDIGAKFGGEYAQHTKFGQFIVWPENLLIDSALSHGKMLSATQLGEKLNLSAKRLNLLLSELGWIKKTPQGWQATPAGLTHGAKQKVSKESGQTFVIWHDTITRNQRLKQTVVEYLGEDADANATDKSFARFQHKFAAKHRTLDGHYVRSRAELIIDNWLYMNGIVHAYDRPLPIEAELLSDFYLPSGKVYLQFWGDDTGAMEADEIERIRQVYVDHQFALIEVYSHEITQLDELLPSRLRVHGIKAY, via the coding sequence ATGACGACGCAAAAGCTTTCTACCTCGCAGATAGCGAAACGGCGCGGCGTTTCAGTGAAAACACTTTTCGCTGAGCTTAAGCAAGCGGGTTATATCAACCGCAGTGATGAAGACTGGGTGTTGACTGATATCGGAGCGAAGTTCGGCGGAGAGTATGCGCAACACACCAAGTTCGGTCAATTTATCGTCTGGCCTGAAAATCTACTCATAGATAGTGCTTTGAGTCACGGCAAAATGCTCAGCGCGACCCAACTTGGTGAGAAGCTTAATTTGAGTGCTAAGCGGCTCAATTTGCTGCTGAGCGAACTCGGCTGGATCAAAAAAACACCTCAAGGCTGGCAGGCAACCCCGGCTGGACTCACGCACGGCGCCAAGCAAAAAGTCAGCAAAGAGAGTGGGCAGACGTTTGTGATCTGGCATGACACCATTACTCGCAATCAGCGATTAAAACAGACCGTCGTCGAGTACTTAGGGGAAGATGCCGACGCTAACGCAACCGACAAATCTTTTGCTCGTTTTCAGCATAAATTTGCGGCGAAGCACCGAACTCTTGATGGACACTACGTGCGCTCTCGCGCAGAGTTAATCATTGATAACTGGCTTTACATGAATGGCATTGTTCACGCCTATGACCGGCCGCTACCTATCGAAGCTGAACTGTTGAGTGACTTCTATTTGCCGAGCGGCAAAGTGTATCTGCAGTTTTGGGGCGATGATACAGGAGCGATGGAAGCCGATGAAATTGAACGGATTCGTCAAGTCTACGTTGATCACCAGTTTGCGCTAATTGAAGTGTACAGTCATGAAATTACTCAACTCGATGAGCTTTTGCCCAGCCGCTTGAGAGTTCATGGCATTAAGGCGTATTAA
- a CDS encoding MFS transporter gives MSIFRFPLLVWLGIGILITSLGIRQSFGIFMMPVSEHFGTGREFFSFAIALQNLLFGAFQPFVGMAADKFGSKRIIFLGALSYALGLYFTSITSEASMLYVSLGALVGLGLSATSYVIVLGAVAKVVPAEHAAKAFGLTTAAGSFGMFAVIPGAQWLLSDFGWQQALQVFAALCTIMMALSLFMKTANGSNTNLNQVQDNQTLSQALKEAFAHRGYWLIHAGFFVCGFHVMFIATHLPSYLADKHLPASSAAMALAYVGIFNIFGSYFWGIMGDKFNKRYVMSALYLMRTIVIAGFVTLPITENTAAIFGGAIGFCWLGTVPLTSGLVRQIFGARYLSTLYGLVFFTHQVGSFLGAWAGGRIYDYYGSYEPIWWSTVVLAFLAALLHIPINDKPVIRLATA, from the coding sequence ATGAGTATTTTTCGTTTTCCATTATTGGTGTGGCTTGGGATCGGCATATTGATCACCAGCCTTGGTATTCGTCAGTCATTTGGTATTTTTATGATGCCGGTGTCTGAACATTTTGGCACAGGGCGAGAGTTCTTTAGCTTTGCGATTGCTTTGCAAAATTTGTTGTTTGGCGCTTTCCAGCCTTTTGTTGGTATGGCGGCTGATAAGTTTGGTTCAAAACGCATTATCTTTTTAGGTGCACTTTCTTATGCGTTGGGCCTCTACTTTACGTCGATCACCAGTGAAGCGAGCATGCTTTACGTTTCATTAGGTGCATTAGTGGGTTTAGGGCTGAGTGCGACCAGCTACGTGATTGTGCTAGGTGCGGTGGCGAAAGTAGTGCCTGCCGAACATGCAGCTAAAGCATTTGGCTTAACAACGGCGGCAGGCTCATTTGGTATGTTTGCGGTGATCCCTGGAGCGCAATGGCTGCTGAGTGATTTTGGCTGGCAGCAGGCGTTGCAGGTGTTTGCCGCACTATGCACCATTATGATGGCATTAAGTCTGTTTATGAAAACCGCCAACGGTTCCAATACCAACCTTAACCAAGTGCAAGATAACCAAACTTTGTCACAGGCACTCAAAGAGGCATTTGCTCACCGAGGTTACTGGCTTATTCATGCGGGCTTTTTTGTCTGTGGTTTCCATGTGATGTTTATTGCTACTCATCTACCTAGTTACTTAGCGGATAAACACCTTCCTGCATCAAGTGCCGCGATGGCGCTGGCGTACGTTGGGATCTTCAACATCTTTGGTTCCTATTTTTGGGGCATTATGGGCGATAAGTTCAACAAGCGTTATGTGATGTCTGCGCTGTATCTTATGCGAACTATCGTTATTGCTGGCTTTGTCACCTTGCCAATTACAGAAAATACCGCCGCGATATTTGGCGGGGCGATTGGCTTTTGTTGGTTAGGCACAGTTCCGTTGACATCCGGGTTGGTGCGACAAATTTTTGGTGCGCGTTACTTATCGACACTCTACGGTTTGGTGTTCTTTACCCACCAAGTAGGAAGTTTCTTAGGTGCTTGGGCGGGTGGTCGAATTTATGATTACTACGGCAGCTATGAACCCATTTGGTGGTCAACGGTGGTTTTGGCATTTTTAGCGGCACTGTTGCATATTCCAATCAATGATAAACCTGTCATTCGTCTGGCGACAGCGTAA